From the genome of Oxyura jamaicensis isolate SHBP4307 breed ruddy duck chromosome 2, BPBGC_Ojam_1.0, whole genome shotgun sequence, one region includes:
- the TRA2A gene encoding transformer-2 protein homolog alpha isoform X3, whose product MSNRRRHTGSRANPDPNTCLGVFGLSLYTTERDLREVFSRYGPLTGVNVVYDQRTGRSRGFAFVYFERIDDSKEAMEHANGMELDGRRIRVDYSITKRAHTPTPGIYMGRPTHSGGGGGGGAGRRRDSYYDRGYDRGYDRYEEYDYRYRRRSPSPYYSRYRSRSRSRSYSPRRY is encoded by the exons GCCAATCCAGATCCTAATACATGTCTCGGAGTGTTTGGTCTCAGTTTGTATACCACTGAGAGAGATTTGCGTGAAGTCTTTTCCCGTTACGGACCTCTGACTGGCGTCAATGTGGTTTACGATCAACGGACTGGACGATCAAGAGGATTTGCTTTCGTTTATTTTGAGAGAATTGATGATTCTAAAGAG GCAATGGAGCATGCAAACGGTATGGAGCTGGATGGCAGGAGGATTCGGGTGGATTACTCAATCACCAAGAGAGCACATACACCCACTCCAGGCATCTACATGGGCAGGCCAACACA cagtggaggaggtggtggtggcggAGCAGGTCGTCGCCGTGACTCTTACTATGATAGAGGGTATGACAGAGGTTATGACAGATACGAAGAATATGACTACAGATACAG GAGACGATCACCATCGCCTTACTATAGTCGGTACCGATCACGATCAAGATCCCGTTCGTATAGTCCAA ggcgCTATTGA